A genome region from Gigantopelta aegis isolate Gae_Host chromosome 3, Gae_host_genome, whole genome shotgun sequence includes the following:
- the LOC121367847 gene encoding TBC1 domain family member 10B-like — MAYAYPEDEMATNHHDNDSDDNTEPSRMNHVANIGSANCDTEEGMGVIADKYGFFGGPYYTDPEISLSKVDSATIRYREVKWIDMFADWEKWMSKRFDKVKGRCRKGIPSAVRSRAWQYLCGAQVVLENNPGRFEEYLRQTGDPVNIEAIKKDVTRQYPQHEMFTLGGFGREDLLSVLKAYSIHSPAVGYSQAQAPIAGVLLMNMPAEQAFWCFVAICDKYLPGYYDPTMEGFLLDCDIYEGLLKKTSRNIYKHIKKHKIEHYSYMMNWFLCVFCRSLPWDCVLRIWDMFLCEGVKVLFRVSLALMKMALGGKLKQCTNDESTLAQLEKLQKGLLDPDVIIEESLKLPLTERDFEKEHHKRLRKRRRTTAEAAH; from the exons ATGGCTTATGCTTATCCAGAAGATGAGATGGCCACAAATCATCATGATAATGATTCAGATGATAATACTGAACCATCCAGGATGAACCATGTTGCCAACATTGGTAGTGCAAACTGTGACACTGAAGAGGGGATGGGCGTGATTGCTGACAAATATGGTTTCTTTGGAGGACCCTATTACACAGACCCAGAGATAAG tctttCAAAGGTGGATTCTGCAACCATAAGATATCGTGAGGTAAAATGGATTGACATGTTTGCAGACTGGGAGAAATGGATGTCTAAAAGATTTGACAAG gtTAAAGGTCGATGTCGGAAAGGCATTCCATCAGCAGTGAGATCCCGTGCATGGCAGTATTTATGTGGTGCTCAAGTAGTTCTGGAAAACAATCCAGGCAGATTTGAG GAATATTTAAGACAGACTGGTGATCCGGTTAATATTGAAGCAATAAAGAAGGATGTGACTCGACAATATCCACAACATGAGATGTTTACGCTTGGAGGTTTCGG AAGAGAAGACTTACTGTCTGTGCTCAAGGCATACTCCATACACAGTCCGGCAGTGGGCTACAGCCAGGCTCAAGCCCCCATTGCTGGCGTCCTCCTCATGAACATGCCTGCTGAACAGGCCTTCTGGTGCTTCGTTGCCATCTGTGATAAATATTTGCCAGGCTACTATGATCCAACGATG GAAGGTTTCTTGTTGGATTGTGATATTTATGAAGGGCTGTTGAAGAAAACATCAcgaaatatatacaaacatata aaaaagCATAAAATAGAGcattacagttatatgatgAATTGGTTCCTGTGTGTGTTTTGTCGCAGCCTACCATGGGATTGTGTTTTAAGAATATGGGACATGTTTTTATGTGAAG GTGTGAAAGTGTTATTCCGTGTTTCATTAGCGTTGATGAAGATGGCATTGGGGGGCAAACTTAAACAGTGCACAAATGACGAATCGACACTGGCACAGCTTGAAAAACTTCAAAAGGGGTTGCTAGATCCAGATGTGATCATAGAAGAG TCCTTGAAATTACCACTCACTGAACGAGACTTTGAAAAGGAACATCACAAACGGTTACGGAAGCGGAGAAGGACAACTGCTGAAGCTGCCCACTGA